From Paraburkholderia sprentiae WSM5005:
GATAGTTCGCGAACGAAAACGTATGACGCGAGCTGAGCCAGCCGTGTTCCGCGCGGCCACGTTGGTTGGCGTGTCTGATGTCGAGCATGCTGTTTCTCCTTGGGTTTTTCGTGTGATCCGGGCCAGATGTTTGGCTGCGATCCATGAACGACAGTGTAGGTCAATCCCGATGGCTATAATCATGGTGAAAACCGGAAACACTGTCGCCGTGGAGTGGACAATACGATGCAGCTCGATGACATGCGGATCTACGTGGCCACTGTCGACGCCCATAATTTCACCGCGGCGGCGAACCGGCTGTCGCTGTCGAAACAGTTCGTGAGCCGCCGTGTGATGGGGCTGGAAGAAGCGCTCGGCGTGCAACTGTTGATTCGCAACACGCGCAAGCTGGCGGTGACCGATCTGGGCCAAGAGTTTTACGAGCGCGCAAAGCGCATCCTCGGCGAGGTCGAGGACGCCGAGCAGGCCATGTCGCTGCGCCGCGCCGCGCCGCGCGGGCTGCTGCGCGTGAGCGCGCCGATGTCGTTTGGAATGATGCATCTGTCGCCGCTCGTCGCGGCGTTTCTGCGCGAGCATCGCGACGTGCGCTTCGACATGGAACTGAGCGACCGCGCCGTCGATGTGGTCGGCGAAGGCTTCGACATGGCGATCCGCATCGGCACGCTGGCGGATTCGTCGCTGATCGCGCAGAAGCTGATCGATGTGAAGATGGTCGCGTGTTGCAGCCCCGGCTATCTACGTCGACGCGGCAACCCGGCCGTGCCGGCCGATCTCGCGAAGCACCAGTGTCTGCTGTACGGTCACGGCGGCGCGGTCAGCTGGGAGTTCAGCGTCGACGGCGCAATGACGAGCATCGAGGTGCGAGGGCCGTTGCGGGCCAATAACGGCGATCTGATTCGCGATGCCGCGGTGGCGGGACTTGGCATCGTTCGGCTTCCCGACTTCATCGTCGCCGATGCGCTGGCGAATGGCCAGCTCGTACCGGTGCTCGAAGCCTTCCTGCCGACGGCGACGGGCGTCTATGCCGTGTATCCGCAGCATCGGCAAAGCTCGGTCACGATCCGCGCATTCGTCGAGTTTCTGCGCAAGCATCTCAGGAAGAAGCTCGCGGGTTGAACTCGAGCTTGACTCCGAACCTGAAGCCGAAGCGCGCACGCCCGTCGTCTAAACCGTCAGCCGTCGCGGAAAATAAAGCTATACGCGCTCAACGCCGGCACGCCGCCCAGATGCGCATACAGCACGCGCGAGCCGGCCGGAAATTCGCCGTTGCGCACCTTGTCGATCATGCCGTGCATCGACTTGCCTTCGTAGACCGGATCGGTCAGCATGCCTTCGAGTCGCGCGCACAGACGGATCGCCTCGAGTGTGCCGTCGTTCGGCAGACCGTATTCCGGCCCGCCGTAGCGCTCGTCGAGCACGATGTCCTTCGCGGTGATGTCGCGGCCCAACTCGACGCGCTCGGCGGTTCGCTTCGCGATGCGCATGATCTGCTCGCGCGTCTGCGCCGGTTTCGCCGATGCGTCGATGCCGATCACGCGATCGGCGCGGCCGTCGGCGGCAAAACCGACGACCATGCCCGCCTGGGTGCTACCCGTCACCGAACACACGACGATGTAATCGAACCTGAAGCCCAGTTCGGCTTCCTGCTGACGCACCTCTTCGGCAAAGCCCACGAAGCCGAGCCCACCCAGCGGATGATCCGAGCAGCCGGCCGGAATCGCGTACGGCTTGCCGCCGGCCGCGCGCACGCTGTCGAGCGCGTCTTCCCAACTCTTGCGAAAGCCGATGTCGAAGCCGTCCGGCACGAGCCGCACGTCGGCGCCCATGATGCGCGACATCTGGATGTTGCCGACACGGTCGTACACCGCATCCGAGTAGTTGACCCAGTTTTCCTGCACGAGTACGCATTTCAGACCGAGATGCGCGGCAACCGCCGCGACCTGGCGCGTCTGATTCGACTGGATGCCGCCGATCGACACCAGCGTGTCGCAGCCCTGCGCGAGCGCGTCGGGGATCAGATATTCGAGCTTGCGGGTCTTGTTGCCGCCGAACGCGAGGCCGCTATTGCAGTCCTCGCGCTTGGCATAAAGCTCGACCTTGCCGCCGAGATGTTCGCTCAGCCGCTTGAGCGGCTGGATCGGCGTCGGTCCGAAGGTGAGCGGGTAGCGGGGGAATCGTTGCAGGTTCATCGCGGCTCCGTGGTGAGTTGACTTCCGTGCCTTCATGGTAAGAAAAACCGCTAGAAATGAGCTTGCGAAAAAAATGGCGCGGACGTATTTTTAGAAATCAACGGAAGCTCGATCGATAACAAAATTTTGTACGTGCCTCGATGAACGCAACGAAAGTTCGTGCTGGATCGAAACCTTCCGGCGCAACCCCGACTCCGCCCAAGGCGCAGGCCGATCCGCACCACGGGCTAGACCGCATCGATCGCGCGATCCTGCGGCAGTTGCAGACCGACGCGTCGATTTCGAACGTGGCGCTCGCCGCGAAAGTGAAGCTGAGCCCACCCGCGTGTTTGCGGCGTGTCGAACGGTTGAAGGAATCGGGGCTGATTCGCAGCGTGGTCGCATTGCTCGATCCGAAGGCGGCCGGCGCGGGCATGCTCGTGATCATCGGCGTGGTGCTCGATCGCTCGACGCCCGAGTCGTTCGCCGAGTTCGAAAAGGCCGCGCAGAAAGTGGCCGGCTGCATGGAGTGTCACGTGGTGACGGGCGAGTTCGACTATTTCATGGTGATCCGCACGCGCGACAGCGACAGCTTCAATCGCCTGCACGCCGAGCAATTACTTTATCTACCGGGCGTGCGGCAGATCCGCTCGTTCATGGTGCTGAAGGAAATCCTGTCGACCACGACATTTCCGCTCTGAGCCGCGCCGCCGGGCAACCGCGCAACCGGCGGCGAAAACGCGCATGCTGTCATAAATGCTGTCATAAGCGCAGCGCCCGCGCGACCAAGCTTCGACGCACCCGCGCGCGGCCCCGGCAGCATCGTGCGACGGCGGGTTAGCGTCGGCACTTTTCCGGAGCGACCATCATGACTGGCAACAGACGGCAATTCTTTACCTCGTTCCACAATACGTCGAAACGCTCACGCACGGCCACGATGGCGTTGCTGCTAGGCACGGCCGCGCTCGCGTTGCCGCTCGCGCAGCGCGTCGCGTTCTCGGCGGAGAAAGCCGTCGTGATCGCGCCGCCCGCGCTCGACGAGCCGATCCCGGCCAGCACCGCGCACGAGGAAACCGCGGTGTTCGCGGGCGGCTGCTTCTGGGGTGTTCAGGGCGTGTTCCAGCACGTGCGGGGCGTCACGCGGGCGGTGTCGGGCTACTCGGGCGGCGCCCGCGACACCGCGCAGTACGAGACCGTCAGCGGCGGCGAGACGGGGCACGCCGAATCGGTGCAAGTCACGTTCGATCCTGGCAAGGTCAGCTACGGCAAGTTGCTGCAGGTTTATTTCTCGGTGGTTCAGGACCCGACCGAGCTCAATCGTCAGGGGCCCGACAGCGGTACGCAATACCGCTCCGCGATCTTTCCGCTGAACGACGCGCAGCGGCGTGTCGCGCAAAGCTATATCGCGCAGCTCGACAAGTCGCACGTGTTCCCCGCGCCGATCGTCACGAAGACGGAGCCGTACAAGGGCTTCTATCCGGCCGAGTCGTATCACCAGAACTATCTGACGTTGCATCCCGATTCGGCCTATATCGCGTTCAATGACATGCCGAAAATCGCCAACCTTAAGCGCCTGTTTCCCGAGCTGTATCGCGACAAGCCGGTGCTCGTCGACGCCGGGCAATAGCACCTTTTTGAACGGGGGCGCCAGCGGTGCGGCTGCATCGCTGAACTGCCTTCGCGTTGCTCGTTGCATCGCGGTCGTCATCAATCTTCCACAGACTTGGCGCATATCTTGCGAACGATTGTGCCGTTCGCCACTGTCCGCGTCACCGTGGCGCGCCAGGATGGCGCGCAATGACCGCACGACCGCGTGGGTCGAGCGGGCTCAGCGCGCTTCGTGCGCATCGCGGCCCGCGGCATTGGCTGCAAAAATTACACGCCGTAAGTAGCAGTGCGGCGGTCGTCCGTGCTTTTTGGGTCCGCACTGGACTCCGGGCGAGAACCTAACCTCTTCGCGACGCGTGAGATTGGAGGCTTCCGGTGTTGAACAGCCGTAGAAAGAAGCGGGGCGCCATGCCCCGCCATAAACAAACCGGCATCGCGGCGCGCGCGCTCGTCGCCGCGACCTTGGGTGCGATGGCCTGCCTGCCTCGCGTGGTCTTCGCGCAGACGCCGTCGCCGCTCGCCGAATGGCAATACTCGGCGGGTATTCCGCTACAGAAAATCTGGCAGCCGAACATTCCGGACTGGCAACTGCGCGTCGGCGTGGCCACGTCGTTCCAGCCGCGCTTCACGGGATCGGACCGCTATCACCTCGTGGCCGGCCCGAGCGTCGACGTGCGCTATAAGGATCTATTCTTCCTGTCGAGCGGCGAAGGCTTCGGCGTCAATTTCGTGCAGGGCGAGAACTGGCGCATGAGTCTCGCCGCGGTCTACGACCTTGGGCGGCGCGGGCAAAACGATCCCCAGGAACTCAACGGGCTCGGCAACATCAACCCGGCGCCGGGTCTGAAGCTGTCGGGCGAGTACGTCGTGTCGAAGAATTTTCCGCTCGTACTGCGCGCCGATATCCGCCGCTATTTCGGCGGTTCGAACGGCTGGATCGGCGATCTCGGCGCCTACCTGCCGATGCCGGGCAGCACGAAGCAGTTTTTCTGGTTCGCCGGCCCGAACGTGACGCTTGCGGACTCCAATTACATGAACAGCTGGTTCGGCGTCAATCAGGAGCAGGCCGCGCATTCGCAGTATCCGCAGTACCACGCGAGCGCGGGCTTCAGGTCGGTGGGTTTCGGCGTCAGTATGATCTGGCTGTTCAACAAGCACTGGTTCGCGACCGCCGACGGCGCGTTCGAGCAGCTGGTCGGTAGCGCGGGCAACAGTCCGATCGCGCGCAGCCGCTCGACCGGCGTCGCCGACGTATCGATCAACTACCGGTTCTGACGCCGACCGTGCCAGATCCGCGCGGCTCGGCCGGCACCCTACGCGAGACGCGCGGCTTCGCGGTGAAGTTCCACGCAGGAAGGCGATGTCGATCGTCGAATTCCCCGCGAGCTGCGTGCTTTCAGTTCCGCGAGCCGTCGCGTCATGGCGATGACATGATACGAAGCACTGGACGTCCGCCGACGTCTTTCAGCGCGAAAAACGAATGATGTGTAGTCGGGTCGATGGCGACGACATGCGCATTAGGTCCGAGACGGCCTTCACCGATCTTTTCGATATTCGCGCCTCTGAGGCTGAACATCGAAACGATGCCAGCTTCGCCCGCCACATAAAGCGTGCCCGGTGCCGGATCGAACGCGAGCACGTCCGGGTCGCTGCCGATGCCGAACGACTGGATAATGCGCCGCGCTCCCAAATCGAAAACGAGCAGTTTGTCGTTTCCCTGGCAGGCGATAAAGGCGAGCCGATCCTGAGCATCAATCAGCAGTCCGTGATTGTGTTCGGATCCCGGAAGCCTGAAACGGGCAACGATCCGGTCGACGGCAGGGTCGATTTCAATGAGTTCGTCGCGGCTCTGAACGTTGACGAAGATGTGATGGGATCGCGGATCGTATTGGGTATTGCCGACCTCGCCGCCAAGCGGAATCGTCGCGACGCGCTGGTTGCTGCGAACGTCAATGACGGTCTCGGTATTGCCGGTCTCGTTTGACACGTAGAGCTTGTGCACCTCCGGCGCGTAAGCCATGCCGTCCGGATAATGCCCCCCCGGCATGCGCGCGACTATTTTGAGCGTCGCTTCGTCGATGGCGACGATTTGGTCCGTTCCTGTTGCCGAAGCAAACACGCGTGCCAGGTCGGGAATGGCGAGCACGCCGTGAACGGATGAGACGCCAGCAATGCGTGCGATCACGCGCGAGTCACCCACATCGAAGACGATCACTTCCCCGTCGCCGAGGTGGGCGATGAACAGCAGATGGCGAACGGGATCGTAGCTTTCGTAATCGAGCCGCGTGGCGCGACCCGGCAGCGGGATGTCGGCGACATGCGTCAGCGGCAGGCCATGGGCTCCTTCTTGCGCGGCGGCGGGTGGAATCCTGTACAGCACAACGCCTGCAACTGCGGATAAAACGAGAAGGACGAGGTACGACAGGACCGCTGAACGCAAGCCCCAGTGTTGCAAGGTTCTCATGAGACCCTCCCACGGCGCGGGTTACCACCGCTGCGCGCAAGTGGCCGCGGTGGCATCACGCAGCCAAAGTGCCGTGCAGCGTTAGCGCGCTTGCGCTCTGCGCGTCCACGGCCGCCTTGACGCGCGCGCCAGAACCGCATGCGGGCCGTGAAATTTCCGTGGGCAAGGTCAGCACCAGCAGCGACCATGTTGAAATTGTTTTCACGTAGACGACGTTACGCCAGCGCAGCATCATCCACAAGTCAGCTTTTAGCGGCGTCTGAAGGCGTCGCGCCGCGTGACGCGCGCGTGCCCGTTAACCGTGAAGCCATCGGCCGGTGGCGACAGCGCGCGCTCAGTCGACCGATACGCGCACACTTCGCGAATCGTTTCGGGATCGAGGGTGCGCCGACGACCGACACGCTTGCCGGTCGACTTCGCCCGGCAAACCCGCTTAGACTTGAGGTTTGCCCCGTCGTCCCGCGCCGCGCAGACGACCGCTACAACAGGCCTTTACAGGCCGTCTTCAAGGATCCGTCATGTTCGACCATATTCCCGCCTATCCGGGCGACCCGATTCTGAGCCTGAACGAAGACTTCCAGCTGGACCCCCGGCCGAACAAGGTCAACCTGAGCATCGGCATCTATTTCGACGACGCCGGCAAGCTGCCGGTGATCGACGCGGTGCGCCGCGCCGAAACCGCGCTGCTCGATGCGATCGGCCCGCGCTCGTATTTGCCGATGGCGGGTCTGCCGCTCTATCGCGACACCGCGCAGGCGCTCGTGTTCGGCACCGACAGCGCGGCGCGCGCCGAAGGCCGGATAGCGACGCTGCAAACGCTCGGCGGCTCGGGTGCGCTGAAGGTCGGCGCCGATTTCCTGAAGCGCTACTTCCCCGCCTCGCAAATGTGGATCAGCGATCCGAGCTGGGAAAACCATCGCGTCGTGTTCGAAGGCGCCGGGCTCAAGGTGAACACGTATCCGTACTACGACCCGCAAACGGGCGGCCTACGCTTTGCCGACATGCTCGCCGCGATCGACGCGTTGCCGGCCAAGAGCATCGTGCTGCTGCACGCGTGCTGCCATAACCCGACCGGCGTCGATCTGAGCCCGGCGCAATGGGCGGAACTGGTGCCGGTTTTACAGCGCCGCGAGCTGATCGCATTCGTCGACATGGCCTATCAGGGTTTCGGCGCGGGCCTCGAAGCGGACGCCGCGCCGGTGCGCCTGCTCGCCGACGCGAACGTGCCGCTGATCGTCGCGAACTCGTTCTCGAAGAATTTTTCGCTATACGGCGAGCGCGTCGGCGCGTTGAGCGTGGTCTGCAAGAGCGCCGACGAAGCCGCGCGCGTGGCGGGCCAACTGATGTCGGCGGTGCGCGCGAACTACAGCAATCCGCCGACGCACGGCGCGCGCCTCGTCGCCAACGTGCTCGCCGATGCGACGCTGCGCGCGTCGTGGGAAGCCGAGCTCGGCGCGATGCGCGAGCGCATTCTGGCGATGCGCAAGGTGATCCACGCGGGGCTCGACGGACGCGTCGATGAAGTGATGCGCGCGCGCTATGTCGCGCAGCGCGGCATGTTCACCTACACGGGCCTGTCCGAAAGCCAGGTCGAGCGTCTGCGCAACGAATACGCGGTGTATGTGTTGCGCTCGGGTCGCATGTGCGTCGCCGGG
This genomic window contains:
- a CDS encoding YncE family protein, whose amino-acid sequence is MRTLQHWGLRSAVLSYLVLLVLSAVAGVVLYRIPPAAAQEGAHGLPLTHVADIPLPGRATRLDYESYDPVRHLLFIAHLGDGEVIVFDVGDSRVIARIAGVSSVHGVLAIPDLARVFASATGTDQIVAIDEATLKIVARMPGGHYPDGMAYAPEVHKLYVSNETGNTETVIDVRSNQRVATIPLGGEVGNTQYDPRSHHIFVNVQSRDELIEIDPAVDRIVARFRLPGSEHNHGLLIDAQDRLAFIACQGNDKLLVFDLGARRIIQSFGIGSDPDVLAFDPAPGTLYVAGEAGIVSMFSLRGANIEKIGEGRLGPNAHVVAIDPTTHHSFFALKDVGGRPVLRIMSSP
- a CDS encoding LysR family transcriptional regulator → MQLDDMRIYVATVDAHNFTAAANRLSLSKQFVSRRVMGLEEALGVQLLIRNTRKLAVTDLGQEFYERAKRILGEVEDAEQAMSLRRAAPRGLLRVSAPMSFGMMHLSPLVAAFLREHRDVRFDMELSDRAVDVVGEGFDMAIRIGTLADSSLIAQKLIDVKMVACCSPGYLRRRGNPAVPADLAKHQCLLYGHGGAVSWEFSVDGAMTSIEVRGPLRANNGDLIRDAAVAGLGIVRLPDFIVADALANGQLVPVLEAFLPTATGVYAVYPQHRQSSVTIRAFVEFLRKHLRKKLAG
- the msrA gene encoding peptide-methionine (S)-S-oxide reductase MsrA; its protein translation is MTGNRRQFFTSFHNTSKRSRTATMALLLGTAALALPLAQRVAFSAEKAVVIAPPALDEPIPASTAHEETAVFAGGCFWGVQGVFQHVRGVTRAVSGYSGGARDTAQYETVSGGETGHAESVQVTFDPGKVSYGKLLQVYFSVVQDPTELNRQGPDSGTQYRSAIFPLNDAQRRVAQSYIAQLDKSHVFPAPIVTKTEPYKGFYPAESYHQNYLTLHPDSAYIAFNDMPKIANLKRLFPELYRDKPVLVDAGQ
- a CDS encoding MipA/OmpV family protein, which gives rise to MLNSRRKKRGAMPRHKQTGIAARALVAATLGAMACLPRVVFAQTPSPLAEWQYSAGIPLQKIWQPNIPDWQLRVGVATSFQPRFTGSDRYHLVAGPSVDVRYKDLFFLSSGEGFGVNFVQGENWRMSLAAVYDLGRRGQNDPQELNGLGNINPAPGLKLSGEYVVSKNFPLVLRADIRRYFGGSNGWIGDLGAYLPMPGSTKQFFWFAGPNVTLADSNYMNSWFGVNQEQAAHSQYPQYHASAGFRSVGFGVSMIWLFNKHWFATADGAFEQLVGSAGNSPIARSRSTGVADVSINYRF
- a CDS encoding amino acid aminotransferase, whose protein sequence is MFDHIPAYPGDPILSLNEDFQLDPRPNKVNLSIGIYFDDAGKLPVIDAVRRAETALLDAIGPRSYLPMAGLPLYRDTAQALVFGTDSAARAEGRIATLQTLGGSGALKVGADFLKRYFPASQMWISDPSWENHRVVFEGAGLKVNTYPYYDPQTGGLRFADMLAAIDALPAKSIVLLHACCHNPTGVDLSPAQWAELVPVLQRRELIAFVDMAYQGFGAGLEADAAPVRLLADANVPLIVANSFSKNFSLYGERVGALSVVCKSADEAARVAGQLMSAVRANYSNPPTHGARLVANVLADATLRASWEAELGAMRERILAMRKVIHAGLDGRVDEVMRARYVAQRGMFTYTGLSESQVERLRNEYAVYVLRSGRMCVAGLNARNADYVASSIAAVVSGA
- a CDS encoding Lrp/AsnC family transcriptional regulator, whose product is MNATKVRAGSKPSGATPTPPKAQADPHHGLDRIDRAILRQLQTDASISNVALAAKVKLSPPACLRRVERLKESGLIRSVVALLDPKAAGAGMLVIIGVVLDRSTPESFAEFEKAAQKVAGCMECHVVTGEFDYFMVIRTRDSDSFNRLHAEQLLYLPGVRQIRSFMVLKEILSTTTFPL
- a CDS encoding 1-aminocyclopropane-1-carboxylate deaminase, with the translated sequence MNLQRFPRYPLTFGPTPIQPLKRLSEHLGGKVELYAKREDCNSGLAFGGNKTRKLEYLIPDALAQGCDTLVSIGGIQSNQTRQVAAVAAHLGLKCVLVQENWVNYSDAVYDRVGNIQMSRIMGADVRLVPDGFDIGFRKSWEDALDSVRAAGGKPYAIPAGCSDHPLGGLGFVGFAEEVRQQEAELGFRFDYIVVCSVTGSTQAGMVVGFAADGRADRVIGIDASAKPAQTREQIMRIAKRTAERVELGRDITAKDIVLDERYGGPEYGLPNDGTLEAIRLCARLEGMLTDPVYEGKSMHGMIDKVRNGEFPAGSRVLYAHLGGVPALSAYSFIFRDG